From one Balneolaceae bacterium genomic stretch:
- a CDS encoding SDR family oxidoreductase, producing the protein MELENKTAIVTGGVSGIGLAITNVFAANGAKVHVLEIEEDAKIEGDHDIEIHQCDVSNHKQVHDIIEKITETEPIDILVNNAGIAHIGNIEHTSEEDLDRLYSVNIKGIFNCIQASIRSLKKTKGCILNMASVVSHVGIPDRFAYTMTKGAVLTMTYSVAKDYIDDGVRCNSISPARVHTPFVDGYLAQNYPGKEKEMFEKLSNTQPIGRMAKPEEVANLALFLCSDKADFITGTDYPIDGGFININN; encoded by the coding sequence ATCGTAACCGGCGGAGTAAGCGGCATTGGATTGGCAATTACCAACGTATTTGCAGCCAATGGCGCAAAAGTTCATGTTCTTGAAATCGAAGAGGATGCCAAAATTGAAGGCGATCACGACATCGAAATCCATCAGTGTGATGTCTCGAATCATAAACAAGTTCATGATATCATAGAAAAAATCACTGAAACCGAACCGATCGATATCTTAGTGAATAATGCGGGTATTGCCCATATCGGGAATATTGAACATACAAGCGAAGAAGATCTCGACCGGCTTTACAGCGTAAACATCAAAGGAATTTTTAACTGCATCCAGGCCTCAATTCGATCTCTGAAGAAAACCAAAGGCTGTATTTTAAATATGGCATCGGTGGTTTCCCACGTGGGCATTCCCGACCGATTTGCCTATACCATGACCAAAGGGGCCGTTTTGACAATGACCTACTCTGTTGCCAAAGATTATATTGATGATGGTGTGCGCTGCAACTCCATCTCCCCCGCCCGTGTACATACACCATTTGTGGATGGATATTTAGCTCAAAATTACCCGGGAAAAGAGAAAGAGATGTTTGAAAAATTATCAAATACCCAGCCAATCGGGCGAATGGCAAAACCGGAAGAGGTTGCTAATCTTGCCCTGTTTCTATGTTCCGATAAAGCTGATTTTATCACCGGAACCGATTACCCGATTGATGGTGGATTTATAAATATCAATAACTAA
- a CDS encoding fumarylacetoacetate hydrolase family protein, giving the protein MKLFRYGKPGAEKPGIEVDGVKYNTSHLVDDYNEEFFTSGGLQKLQSDFDPADASKISDSERIGVPISKPGKIVCIGLNYSKHAAESGSEIPKEPVVFFKATSSLTGPYDPVIIPKNSKKTDWEVELAVIIGKKASYVSEEEAMEYVAGYAVHNDVSEREFQLERGGQWVKGKSCDTFAPVGPYLVTKDEIADPHNLRLWLKLNGETLQDGNTKDFIFNIPQVISYLSQFMSLQAGDIISTGTPEGVGLGFNPPKYLKPGDVMELGIDGLGASKQTAVAYQEK; this is encoded by the coding sequence ATGAAATTATTTAGATACGGTAAACCGGGAGCCGAAAAACCTGGTATTGAAGTAGATGGTGTAAAGTATAATACCAGCCATCTCGTTGATGATTATAATGAAGAGTTCTTTACAAGCGGCGGACTCCAAAAACTGCAATCTGATTTTGATCCTGCTGATGCATCAAAAATTTCAGATTCCGAACGCATCGGAGTGCCTATTTCAAAGCCGGGGAAAATTGTATGTATCGGACTTAACTACAGCAAACATGCGGCCGAAAGCGGATCAGAGATTCCCAAAGAGCCGGTCGTTTTCTTCAAAGCCACATCATCACTTACAGGTCCTTACGACCCGGTCATCATTCCGAAAAACAGTAAAAAAACCGATTGGGAAGTAGAACTGGCTGTTATCATTGGCAAAAAAGCCAGTTATGTGAGCGAAGAGGAAGCGATGGAGTATGTGGCGGGTTATGCCGTCCATAATGATGTAAGCGAGCGGGAGTTCCAGCTTGAACGAGGCGGACAGTGGGTGAAAGGAAAGAGCTGCGATACATTTGCACCGGTAGGTCCCTACCTGGTGACCAAAGATGAAATCGCCGATCCCCACAATCTGCGTCTTTGGTTAAAATTAAATGGTGAAACTCTTCAGGATGGAAATACAAAGGATTTCATTTTCAACATCCCGCAGGTGATCAGTTACTTGTCGCAATTTATGAGTTTACAAGCTGGTGATATTATCTCAACCGGAACACCTGAAGGTGTTGGACTTGGCTTTAATCCTCCAAAATATCTCAAACCCGGTGATGTCATGGAACTGGGAATTGACGGTCTTGGCGCATCCAAACAAACGGCTGTTGCTTATCAAGAAAAATAA
- a CDS encoding amidohydrolase family protein, with amino-acid sequence MKIDSHQHFWKYDPVRDQWIDDSMEVLKQDFMPQDLEPHLSDAEFDGCITVQADQSERETNFLLTLAEKHEFIKGVVGWVDLKSPKLEQRLVHFDQFKKLKGFREILQGEPTGSMLDERFISGIEALQKTRFRYDILIFENQLRECIEFVKRFPEMHFVIDHIAKPVIKESSFEDWASSMEKLSDFPNIYVKLSGMVTEADWNHWQTKDFTPYLETCLEHFGADRLMIGSDWPVCLLAAEYEEVIGIIDDFLDGLSQTEYSDIMGETAAEFYQLKE; translated from the coding sequence ATGAAAATCGATTCACATCAACATTTTTGGAAGTATGATCCTGTTCGCGATCAGTGGATTGACGACTCCATGGAAGTTCTGAAACAGGACTTTATGCCACAAGATCTTGAACCCCATCTATCTGATGCAGAATTTGATGGCTGTATTACGGTTCAAGCCGATCAATCCGAACGAGAAACCAATTTCCTGCTTACCCTTGCTGAAAAGCATGAATTCATCAAAGGAGTTGTGGGTTGGGTTGATCTGAAATCCCCAAAACTTGAGCAGCGGCTTGTACACTTTGATCAGTTTAAAAAACTGAAAGGATTCAGAGAAATTTTACAAGGTGAACCAACTGGATCGATGTTAGATGAACGTTTTATCAGTGGCATCGAAGCCCTTCAAAAAACAAGATTCCGATATGATATCCTGATATTTGAAAACCAGCTTCGGGAGTGTATCGAATTCGTGAAAAGATTCCCTGAGATGCATTTTGTGATTGATCACATCGCAAAGCCTGTCATCAAAGAAAGTTCATTTGAAGACTGGGCTTCATCCATGGAAAAACTTTCTGATTTCCCCAACATTTACGTAAAACTATCGGGAATGGTCACCGAAGCTGATTGGAATCACTGGCAAACGAAAGATTTTACTCCTTACCTGGAAACGTGCCTGGAACATTTTGGAGCTGATCGGCTGATGATAGGTTCCGATTGGCCGGTCTGTCTGCTCGCTGCTGAATATGAAGAAGTGATCGGTATTATTGATGATTTCCTCGATGGGTTGAGTCAAACGGAATACAGCGACATTATGGGCGAAACAGCTGCCGAATTTTATCAACTAAAGGAATAG